A genomic stretch from Falco biarmicus isolate bFalBia1 chromosome 17, bFalBia1.pri, whole genome shotgun sequence includes:
- the TOP2A gene encoding DNA topoisomerase 2-alpha, with protein MKLQEFVSPLRPADENSQVPKGDGTKKQLSVEHIYQKKTQLEHILLRPDTYIGSVELVTQQMWVFDEDVGLNCRDVTFVPGLYKIFDEILVNAADNKQRDKNMSCIKVTIDVENNTISVWNNGKGIPVVEHKVEKVYVPALIFGQLLTSSNYDDNEKKVTGGRNGYGAKLCNIFSTKFTVETACREYKKLFRQTWTDNMGKAGEMKLKYFDGEDYTCITFQPDLSKFKMTMLDKDIVALMSRRAYDIAGSTKDVKVFLNGQRLPVKGFRSYVDLYLKDRVDETGNALKVIHEEVNSRWEVCLTLSERGFQQVSFVNSIATTKGGRHIDYVTDQLVTKLIDVVKKKNKNGAGVKPFQVKNHMWIFVNALIENPTFDSQTKENMTLQAKNFGSTCKLSEKFIKGAVACGIVESVLNWVKFKAQNELNKKCSAVKHTKIKGVPKLDDANDAGSKNSLDCTLILTEGDSAKTLAVSGLGVVGRDKYGVFPLRGKILNVREASHKQIMENAEINNIIKIVGLQYKKNYEDQESLKTLRYGKIMIMTDQDQDGSHIKGLLINFIHHNWPSLLKHNFLEEFITPIIKVSKNKEEIAFYSIPEFEEWKNSTQNYNSWKIKYYKGLGTSTSKEAKEYFADMAKHRIGFKYSGPADDAAITLAFSKKKIEERKEWLTNFMQDRRQRKLHGLPEEYLYGKNTNFLTYNDFINKELVLFSNSDNERSIPSLVDGLKPGQRKVLFTCFKRNDKREVKVAQLAGSVAEMSSYHHGEASLMMTIINLAQNFVGSNNLNLLQPIGQFGTRLHGGKDSASPRYIFTLLSPLARLLFPPVDDNILRFLYDDNQRVEPEWYMPIIPMVLINGAEGIGTGWSCKIPNFDIREVVNNIRRLMDGEEPLPMLPSYRNFKGTIDELGPNQYVISGEVSILDSTTIEITELPVRTWTQTYKEQVLEPMLNGTEKTPSLITDYKEYHTDTTVKFVVKMTEEKLAEAKAAGLHKVFKLQTSLTCNSMVLFDHVGFLKKYDSPQDILKEFFELRLRYYSLRKEWLMGMLGAEAAKLSNQARFILEKIDGKIVIENKPKKELIKVLIQRGYESDPVKAWKESQNKEEEEEEKEEEGESDKESSAATGPDFNYLLNMPLWYLTKEKKDELCKQRDNKEQELGNLKSKNPSDLWKEDLAAFVEKLDAVEAKQAEDETAVLAGKSLKVKGGKTKVKAAQLSTVMPSSCGIRVVPQITAEMKAEAEKKTKKKIKSEKAECDENQEENTSGDKEPSALKQKLQHKLLNAERGAKRQATLPFKPLKKMKKRNPWSDSGSDSGSDFEVLPPPRERVVRQAAAKVKIEISSSSDSNLSSSDEEPEFQGNSESNTESDTNSKEKPPKPRAAPKETTEKAAKAPKQKAVQSAIPVQVQDVANEDVSQAPAAPSVSVPHSKAVAEKSAAAKKASAPKSKAKLDNQPSIMDVLGKKKAAPKSSKAAAKEGSQGSKAKGVSDKKPGQTKGQKVIKRQPNLLDSDSDSDFGLKISKSVAAKKSKLDDDDDFTDSAAGANSPVAVPRTRPGRLKKPIQYTEDSDEDDSF; from the exons TCAATGCTGCAGACAACAAGCAGAGGGATAAAAACATGTCATGCATTAAGGTTACAATTGATGT aGAGAATAACACAATCAGTGTATGGAACAACGGCAAAGGTATTCCAGTTGTTGAACACAAAGTGGAGAAGGTCTATGTGCCTGCTCTTATCTTTGGACAGCTACTAACATCCAGCAACTATGATGACAATGAAAAGAAAGTCACAG GTGGGCGAAATGGTTATGGAGCCAAACTGTGCAACATATTTAGCACAAAATTTACTGTGGAAACTGCATGTCGTGAGTACAAAAAGTTATTCAGACAG ACCTGGACAGACAACATGGGAAAGGCTGGtgaaatgaagctgaaatattttgatggaGAAGATTACACGTGTATCACTTTCCAACCTGATCTGTCAAAATTCAAAATGACAATGCTTGATAAAGACATTGTAGCACTAATGTCTCGAAGAGCATATGATATTGCTGGATCCACAAAGGATGTCAAAGTTTTCCTAAATGGACAGAGGCTGCCT GTGAAAGGATTCCGCAGTTATGTGGACCTCTATCTGAAGGACAGAGTAGATGAAACTGGTAATGCGCTTAAGGTTATCCACGAGGAAGTAAATTCTCGGTGGGAAGTGTGTTTGACTTTAAGTGAAAGAGGCTTCCAGCAAGTTAGCTTTGTCAACAGCATTGCCACTACAAAG GGTGGCAGGCACATTGATTATGTCACTGACCAGCTTGTGACTAAGCTCATTGACGTTgtgaaaaagaagaacaaaaatggAGCTGGAGTGAAGCCTTTTCAG GTGAAGAACCATATGTGGATTTTTGTGAATGCCTTAATTGAAAACCCAACCTTTGACTCTCAGACTAAAGAGAACATGACTCTGCAGGCAAAGAACTTTGGTTCAACGTGTAAATTGAGTGAAAAATTTATTAAGGGG GCAGTGGCCTGTGGCATTGTTGAAAGTGTCCTAAACTGGGTAAAATTTAAAGCTCAGAACGAGCTGAATAAGAAATGTTCAGCTGTGAAACACACCAAGATTAAGGGTGTTCCTAAGCTGGATGATGCCAATGATGCTG gcaGCAAGAATTCTTTAGATTGCACGCTTATCCTGACAGAGGGAGACTCAGCCAAAACACTGGCTGTCTCTGGTCTAGGAGTGGTTGGTAGAGACAAATATGGAGTATTTCCCCTGCGTGGGAAAATACTCAACGTCAGAGAAGCTTCTCATAAGCAG ATtatggaaaatgctgaaatcaACAACATCATCAAGATTGTGGGTTTACAATATAAAAAGAACTATGAAGATCAAGAATCTTTAAAGACTCTTCGCTATGGAAAGATTATGATTATGACAGATCAG gatCAAGATGGATCACATATCAAAGGTTTGCTGATAAACTTCATCCATCACAACTGGCCATCTCTTCTAAAACACAACTTTTTGGAGGAATTTATTACTCCCATCATAAAG GTCtctaaaaacaaagaagaaattgcATTCTACAGCATTCCTGAATTTGAAGAATGGAAAAACAGTACACAGAACTACAATTCATGGAAAATCAAGTACTATAAAG GTTTGGGTACCAGCACATCAAAGGAGGCTAAAGAATACTTTGCAGATATGGCTAAACATCGAATTGGCTTCAAATATTCTGGGCCTGCAGATGATGCTGCGATCACCCTG GCCTTTAGCAAGAAGAAGATAGAAGAGCGAAAGGAGTGGCTGACTAATTTCATGCAGGATAGAAGACAACGGAAGCTGCATGGTCTGCCAGAG GAATACCTGTATgggaaaaatactaatttcctGACATACAACGACTTCATAAACAAGGAGTTAGTGCTGTTCTCAAACTCGGATAATGAAAGATCAATCCCGTCACTGGTTGATG GTTTGAAGCCAGGTCAAAGAAAAGTTCTGTTCACTTGTTTCAAACGAAATGATAAGCGAGAGGTGAAAGTTGCTCAGCTGGCTGGTTCTGTAGCTGAGATGTCCTCATACCATCATGGTGAA GCATCGCTGATGATGACCATCATTAACTTAGCTCAGAACTTTGTGGGCAGCAACAACCTCAACTTGCTACAGCCTATTGGTCAGTTTGGCACAAGGCTGCATGGTGGGAAAGACTCTGCCAGTCCTCGATACATCTTTACGCTGCTCAG TCCGCTGGCACGGTTGCTGTTCCCACCAGTGGATGACAATATCCTGAGGTTCTTGTATGATGACAATCAACGTGTGGAGCCAGAATGGTATATGCCCATCATTCCCATGGTGCTGATAAATGGAGCAGAGGGGATTGGTACTGGCTGGTCCTGCAAGATCCCCAACTTTGATATCAGGGAAGTTGTGAATAATATCCGTCGTCTGATGGATGGAGAAGAGCCATTGCCAATg CTTCCTAGTTACAGGAATTTCAAAGGCACAATAGATGAGCTGGGACCTAATCAGTATGTGATAAGTGGTGAAGTGTCTATCCTGGATTCTACAACCATTGAGATCACTGAGTTGCCTGTCAGAACATGGACACAG ACTTACAAAGAGCAAGTTCTGGAGCCTATGTTAAATGGGACTGAGAAGACCCCCTCACTAATCACAGACTATAAAGAATATCACACAGACACGACAGTGAAGTTTGTAGTGAAGatgactgaagaaaaactaGCGGAAGCTAAAGCAGCGGGGCTGCATAAGGTCTTCAAACTCCAAACAAGTTTAACATGCAACTCCATG GTTCTTTTTGACCATGTTGGCTTTCTCAAGAAGTATGACTCTCCCCAGGATATTCTTAAAGAGTTCTTTGAACTCAGGCTCCGATATTACAGTTTGAGAAAAGAATGGCTTATGGGAATGCTAGGTGCGGAGGCTGCGAAACTGAGCAACCAGGCTCGTTTCATCCTGGAGAAAATAGATGGCAAAATTGTGATCG aaaacaaacccaagaaagaGTTGATTAAAGTCCTTATCCAGAGAGGGTATGAATCGGATCCAGTGAAGGCTTGGAAGGAATCGCAAAACAAG gaggaagaggaggaggagaaggaggaggagggggagagtgACAAAGAGTCATCTGCGGCTACTGGACCAGACTTCAACTATCTGCTGAACATGCCCCTTTGGTATCTGACTAAGGAGAAGAAAGATGAGCTCTGTAAGCAGAGAGATAACAAA GAACAGGAGCTGGGAAACTTGAAGAGCAAGAATCCCTCTGATCTGTGGAAGGAAGACCTTGCTGCCTTTGTTGAAAAACTTGAT GCAGTGGAAGCCAAGCAAGCTGAGGATGAGACGGCAGTGCTTGCTGGTAAATCTTTAAAGGTGAAAGGAGGGAAAACGAAGGTGAAGGCGGCACAGCTGTCAACAGTAATGCCATCATCTTGTGGCATAAGGGTTGTTCCTCAGATAACTGCAGAGatgaaggcagaagcagagaagaaaactaaaaagaaaataaag AGTGAAAAAGCTGAATGTGATGAGaatcaagaagaaaacacatcGGGAGACAAAGAGCCTTCAGCCCTTAAGCAGAAGTTACAGCACAAGCTTCTTAACGCTGAGCGAG GTGCTAAGAGACAGGCCACTCTACCATTTAAgccattaaagaaaatgaagaaacgAAACCCTTGGTCTGACTCAGGGTCTGATTCAGGGTCTGACTTTGAGGTGCTGCCTCCTCCAAGAGAGAGAGTGGTTCGCCAAGCAGCAG CCAAAGTCAAGATCGAGATCAGTTCGAGCTCAGATTCAAATCTCTCCAGCTCAGATGAGGAGCCTGAATTTCAGGGGAACAGTGAAAGCAACACTGAATCTGACacaaactcaaaagaaaaacctcccaagcccagagctgctccaaA GGAAACCACTGAAAAAGCAGCTAAAGCTCCCAAGCAAAAGGCAGTGCAAAGTGCTATCCCTG TTCAAGTCCAAGATGTTGCTAACGAAGATGTGAGTCAAGCTCCCGCAGCTCCTTCTGTCTCTGTTCCTCACAGTAAGGCTGTAGCTGAAAAATCTGCGGCAGCAAAGAAGGCCAGTGCCCCTAAAAGTAAAGCGAAGCTGG ATAACCAGCCGTCCATCATGGATGTTCTGGGCAAGAAAAAGGCTGCACCCAAATCCAGCAAGGCGGCGGCGAAGGAGGGATCCCAGGGCTCCAAGGCCAAAGGAGTGAGCGATAAGAAGCCTGGCCAGACCAAGGGGCAGAAAGTTATCAAAAGGCAGCCAAACCTCTTAGATTCAGATTCAGATTCAGATTTTGGCTTGAAGATTTCCAAATCGGTTGCAGCAAAG AAATCCAAGCTGGATGATGACGACGACTTTACTGATTCAGCTGCTGGTGCAAACAGCCCCGTCGCCGTGCCCCGTACCAGGCCTGGACGTCTCAAAAAGCCCATCCAGTACACAGAAGACTCTGATGAGGATGAtagcttttga
- the GJD3 gene encoding gap junction delta-3 protein: MGEWGFLSSLLDAVQEHSPMVGRFWLVVMLLFRILVLATVGSDVFEDEQEEFVCNTQQPGCKPVCYDAAFPISHYRFLVFHVVVLSAPAALFVIFAVHQAAKPGRGGAPGQRARRLQPFYVGSVVARIAAELGFLLGQALLYGFRVQPLFVCRRRPCPHRVDCFVSRPTEKTVFIHFYFVVGLVSALLSLAELAHLLRKGPPPRAGCCHRPQERAPAPGQPAGVLQEPSCPPGPPLRGDLTV; encoded by the coding sequence ATGGGCGAGTGGGGCTTCCTCAGCTCGCTGCTGGACGCGGTGCAGGAGCACTCGCCCATGGTGGGGCGGTTCTGGCTGGTGGTGATGCTCCTCTTCCGCATCCTGGTCCTGGCCACCGTGGGCAGCGATGTCTTTGAGGACGAGCAGGAAGAATTCGTCTGCAACACGCAGCAGCCGGGCTGCAAACCCGTTTGCTACGACGCCGCGTTCCCCATTTCCCACTACCGCTTCCTCGTCTTCCACGTTGTCGTGCTCtcggcccccgccgccctcTTCGTCATCTTCGCCGTGCACCAGGCAGCCaagccggggcgcgggggggcccCCGGTCAGCGTGCCCGGCGCCTCCAGCCCTTCTACGTGGGCAGCGTGGTGGCTCGCATCGCTGCCGAGCTGGGCTTCTTGCTGGGGCAGGCGCTGCTCTACGGCTTCAGGGTGCAGCCGCTCTTCGTCTGCCGCCGGCGGCCCTGCCCGCACCGCGTCGACTGCTTCGTCTCTCGCCCCACCGAGAAAACCGTCTTCATCCACTTCTACTTCGTGGTGGGGCTGGTCTCGGCGCTGCTCAGCCTGGCCGAGCTCGCCCACCTCCTACGCAagggccccccgccccgggctgggtgctgccaccGGCCCCAGGAGCGGGCACCGGCCCCCGGGCAGCCGGCGGGGGTCCTACAggagcccagctgcccccccggccccccgctgCGTGGGGACCTGACGGTGTAG